TGCCCTGTCGCCAGCCGAAGAGCAATCCGTGCTGGCTCAGCTGCACTCCGACCGATTCGTGGACAGAGCTCCGGCCGAGGTCTACGCGACGCTGCTCGACGAGGGCACCTATCTCTGCTCCATCCGCACCTACTATCGCATATTGGCCAAGAACCAGGAGGTCCGCGAGCGCCGTGACCAGCTCTGCCACCCCGTCTACAAGAAGCCCGAGCTGCTGGCTACGGCGCCGAACCAGG
This genomic stretch from Pseudomonadota bacterium harbors:
- a CDS encoding IS3 family transposase, whose protein sequence is MLAQLHSDRFVDRAPAEVYATLLDEGTYLCSIRTYYRILAKNQEVRERRDQLCHPVYKKPELLATAPNQ